In the genome of Thunnus albacares chromosome 8, fThuAlb1.1, whole genome shotgun sequence, the window TCCGGGTTTCATTGTCATTTTcgcattttattattattattattttttttttattatggaCAGTTTTCCCACTCAGATGGTCTAACTGTCCCTCCGCTGAGAATAACAGCTTGATCTGCTTGAATACTTTTAACAACTGCAATGGAAAACCgatgaaaaatatttcttcAACGAAACAAGGACTCCTGCTTAACTGCACATAATAAAAAGGTAATTATGGTGCATGTGATATTTTATTCAAGTTGTCAAAGTGTACTAATAAAACTGCGTCATTATTACTAAACTCATAAATTACAGTGTTTGCTCTATTCTGCATGGACACTTATCAaaactatctctctctctctctctttctaaacccccaccctccccttccCTTCTCCAATCCCTCTCACGTCCACCCCTCCTGCAGTCATCCAGCATACTTGTCCTATTGGTAGGTACTCCGGTCAGTTCGCCTCGCCCCTTCCAAGTGCCCCAGGTGTCTTATCTGTGAGACCCCCCCCTCCCACGTCTGGTCCAGGATGTCCAGGCAGCTCTCCCAGCTTCCGACCCCCGACCTCCCTGCCGGTGCAAGCCCACAGTTTGGAAGTTGTACTCAGCCTGCGGGCTCCCTAACAGGGGGGCACCTCAACTCTATGGCGGGGCTGAAATCCCTCCTGCAGCACCCCATGAAGGGAGACCAGCGTTTAAAAAGCCCCTGTGATGCAAAAGGTGAGGTGAAAGGTGATGGGATTGCTTCACACtatgttgtttatgttgatTGTGCAACCACCTGACACAGTCCATCCTCAACATGAATAAATCAAACGCCCCTATCCCACCCACTGCTGTTGTTATTGcaatacaaatatattacaataacattattatacaacaaaacatttaatttgtaataattttgAGCACAGAATTTCTCACCAAAGTCAGATGCACAGTCACGCGTATTCACCATGACTCCTCCGTGACCCTGATGAGTAGTCACCTGGATTATAATCACTGCTGCGACTCCCAAATTAGGATCCAGATTACAATGAGTGATAATATGTTTTGGTTTAGCCGTAATGCTGTGCAGGGCATGCGTTCTGGACCGCTTGCTGTATCTTCTGCTATTGTGAGATTTGTTCCGGTGGGAGCTTACGCGTACGTTATGACAACAAATTGGTTTCGGCTCTTCGCTTAATGCTGCAATTCAGCCGCCATCTGGTccatctgtgagtgtgtatttgtgtgtgagagagaataaAAGGGAGATTTTGCTGAAGTGCATCTTATGTGATACACCTGCCACCACATTTTAGTGCTTCGCTAATATGGAGAGTTGATGTTAGCATCCGTTTTCCGCAAGCCACAGAGTGTAATATCCTAAGAAAACCATTTTATTGTGTCTTGAAAAGCTGTTAAagtcttcatcatcttcatcatgaactaataataattttactctctgctctctggcaGACAAAGACAGATCTCTGGACCTTGATGAGGACTCCTTAGGAGTTTGCCCCATGAGGAATGGAAGTGGAATTGGCAGCAGCAATAGCAGTAATGGCTGCGGAGGAGGCGGAGGTGGCGGTGGAAATGGAGGAGGAAGTTTCAACCAGTTCTTGGGGCCTCTCTTGTGGGATCGCACCCTACCTGCGGACGGGGGCCTCTTCCAGCTTCAGTACATGGACTTGGAGGAGTTTCTGACCGAAAACGGAATGGGCAGcatgcacaacaacaacagctccaGTTCAGCCCAGATCCCCTCACAGAGCTCCCAGTCAGCTGTGCCCAACCAGAGCTCCCAGTGCCTGCCGCCCTCATCCCCACCTGGCTCTTCATCCTCATCgccctcgtcctcctcttccccatCGCTCATTGGCTTGGAAGTGGCTCAGCCCCAGAGCCTCACGGGAGGAAACGACTGTCTGCACGGTGAGTTTTTACGTGACGTGGGGGGCCGTTTTTTGGTTCAACCACAGTAAAAGAAATGAACAAGGACAGTTCTTTCTTTCAAGGCTCATCCATATCAGCTCATGAGCTGAAAGAGACAAACTGTCCCCTTCCACTGATAGGAGACCAGTAGACCCTACAATTCACTATAGGTTGAACTTGAAGGTTACGTGGTGTTCTTATAATGTTCCCATGGGCTTGTGATTCAGCATTTTAACTCACCTTTGAGTTTATAACAAATGCCATGGTGACCAAGCATTTTTCTGTCCTGTGGGGTCAGACTGAAGGCAGCAGATAGAGTCACATGGTTCAACTTGacagagaaaacaacacagctCAGAAATGGCTGCTTAATAACAGCCGAAATGTACTTTTCATCCTGTAGTAATGATGCAGGGTTAAAATCTGTTTCTCCCAGCTTGTCTTATAGTTGGACAAGGGAGCAGGGAGAATTGTGGAGGTGGAGaatattaaagaaatagttGCTGTAAAGGAAGCAGTCTTCAGATATTTTACCTCACAGTAGTGACAAGGAGGTTCGGGTTAGTTTGGCATGTGATCTATGTGCTTAAATGTACAAGACAATCAGCATCCACTCCTCCATGCCAATTATTAATATGCAGCAGGGTCAAAACagtactgagagagagagagagggagagagagagagatgtgtgtgtgtgtggagtgtttGCGGTTGCGTGTCTTTAAATCTCTCCCCACTTCACACGCCACAGCCATGTGCACGCGTCAGTACACGTGCCGAGGCTGAGTGTACTGGACTGAGAGAACTAGAGGCAGGGCCAGTAGATATGTAGGTGGAGCCCAGAGGGGGAGGGACGGACAAAGGCAACAGGAAGAGGttcccactgctgctgctgctgctgctggaacaTTTGATCAACAATGAATGACGCTGAGAATGCTGATATCCAGAATATTATTTTATACTGTGTGGGGATGTGGATGCAGGTCTTTTAGTTCAGCCCTTCAGCCATTAAATGCATGTTCATAACCTCTAATAATGCATTTATATAGTAGGAGAAAGTCTCCTGACTTATAATTACATGAAAGAAGAACTCTAAAGATATTAATAAGAAAATGAGGCCTTTCTGGTTAAATATGTCTTACTACTTTGGTGAAATTGGTTTAATAAGTCACATAAACTCTACCAAAGCTTGACACCAGAGAAATATCACTCTAATCTGGTGCTATAAAGGTGCCCGACCGACAGCTGCTTCATTAATATTGAATGTACAACTCCTAACAAAATATTATCATTAGCTACCAAAGAAGGCGTGAGGCTGTTCTTTGCCTTCACAACAGCTTCAGGCCCTTTTTGGAATGTTACTGCACAAGTCCTGAAATGTGTGTAACCGCTTATTCGACCGTTTCTTTCCAAAAAATGAAAGCCGTCTGTTCTCCGAGGGGCTGAGACACGTGGAGAAAAACGCACCAAATCTACTTTGCAGTCTGCATTCCAGAGCTTCCCCAAAAAAGCAGGGAGAGGCAACCATGTGCCACAGGAGCGCTGAGGGTTCGCAGGTCCTCATTCCAACAAAACACTCCACCAGGTGGTTGCACTGACTAGTTCCTGCTGTCGGGTTTAAGCAGCATAAATCAGTGAAATCTCCTGGTTTAGTCATACAGAGAGgagaatgtgaatatttgctggctTCTGTGGCACGTGTTTGTTTTCCACACCAAGACTCAGGGATGTTTAGACCTGCTGGTTTTGTATTATGGGAATGCTTGACTTCCTCAGGGTGTCTACGAAAGCACtttttttgaatgtattttgcTGTGTTATGATGGCACTGTCATTGTGGTATGTGGGAACATCATAACTGAACAGTCTAGTGTGCACCATGTGTGATAACATGCCCTCATGTTACCTGACCATTATATGGCCTTTACTCACGCGATAGCTGCTCATATATTACACATCAAACACTTATCAGGAATTTAAGGCTGGTTCTGTTTTTCTCCAACCAACAGCCAACTATAAGAGGAAAAGAGTATAAGATAAATTATAAACCTATTTAGTATTTTCCCCATTGCTCAGGTATAGGCTTTGGTTCCCATTAGACCACATTATGCACTATTTATATTCTCATTTCCTCATAGCAAGCCTGCCATAATTACCAGCTTTCAGGTTCTGTTTTGAATATGTAGATGCATATCTGTGGTCATTTGTAAGGCTGCAGTGTTGTGATGTTAAGTAACTATCCTGTTATGTATCCATCTATCCCTGATGGGGGCTTCTTATATTGTGATAGCTTTTGAGACTTCccattaaaatagtttttttgttgCAGGTTTAAAACTAGCTCAATTCAGCTTTTAAAGTGTAAACATGTGTGACTGTCAGATCACTTTTAGGTTAACACATACTTCTGACTAGCATTTACAGGACTGTGTAGCTGTCTTTTTAAGTTTAAAGTCTGTCTTTCATGtggaaatcacatttttgttcCACTGAATCTGAATACATCCATAACAAATGAGAGTTTGTTAATGGAGATATAGGAACAGTTAGTCAGTAACTGAAAGAAAGTCAGTTGAGTAAGGTGCATCGGGCCTTAAAGGGGGTGGGGTGAGGTATAGCCCTATAGGGGCCCCACttaaagaaaaactgattttaaggGGAGGGGTAGAAAGTTACATAACATTTCCACTTTTAGATTTCTCTATTGGCATCTAGTTCAGGATGTTGGTCTACCAGAATTTCTCAATGGTTTGATTGATAAGATCATGCACTGATTGAGCTGATAGACATCATGTACTTTGATGTGTCAGTTTGTTAAAAGTACAAGATAAGGACTGTAGATTAACTTTTATTAAATAGTAGTGTGCTCAATGAGAGATACATAAGAACTATTTTGATCAGGTTTTCCATTATTGACAGATTGCATGCAGTAATAAATCATATCTAACAATGGATGTTTGATATGTGTATATATCTAATATGGAGTACTTGACATGAAGTACTGTAGGTAGAGATCATCTGTGTACAAAAGTATATTCTGGAAAattatatataacattatatttacTTATGTGTATGCTAAAagatgtatgtgtttgtcatAATAGAAATGTATCTGTGTATCACTCTGCCCCTCTGTGAGGTATAAAAATCCTCACTGTCCATGAAAACTGATTGAAAACCGTCTTCAAATCTTTGGAATCAGTTAAGGGCAAAGGAATGTTGTTTATTGCTTTTATACTAAGAAAGAAGCTCTCTGCTTCCATCTGGTGGTCGTCATGATGAAatgctgcatgtgtttgtgttgttttctttgtggcCTGCTGTCATCGGCTAATCTGTTTTATTGAGACAATATAATGTATTTCAGAGTCAATATAGTTCAACGAAAAGGATGTAAAccagatttctcttctctttaatTCCAGGGAGTCAGACGAGTATGAACGACTCCTGTGAGTCACCTtcgtcctcctcctcgtcctcttgTCCACCTTTGCTGACGCCCACAGGCAGCGGGCCAGATGTGATTGGAATGTTTGACATGGATTCTTCAGACATGTCTTTGTCCAACTCTTCTGGGCAGCAAAACTTTGACC includes:
- the dbpb gene encoding D site albumin promoter binding protein b; this encodes MSRQLSQLPTPDLPAGASPQFGSCTQPAGSLTGGHLNSMAGLKSLLQHPMKGDQRLKSPCDAKDKDRSLDLDEDSLGVCPMRNGSGIGSSNSSNGCGGGGGGGGNGGGSFNQFLGPLLWDRTLPADGGLFQLQYMDLEEFLTENGMGSMHNNNSSSSAQIPSQSSQSAVPNQSSQCLPPSSPPGSSSSSPSSSSSPSLIGLEVAQPQSLTGGNDCLHGSQTSMNDSCESPSSSSSSSCPPLLTPTGSGPDVIGMFDMDSSDMSLSNSSGQQNFDPRRQSFSEEELKPQPMIKKARKILVPDDLKDEKYWTRRYKNNEAAKRSRDARRLKENQISVRAAYLERENAALRQEVAEMRKELGRCRNILSKYENRLADQ